A genomic segment from Pseudomonas sp. S09G 359 encodes:
- the ggt gene encoding gamma-glutamyltransferase, giving the protein MNGVQRVFSISRLQLSVIATALTLVACHTPVTEQPPAPELGSGYRTDLTTRHAERHMAAAANPLAAEAGREMLRQGGSAIDAAIAMQAVLTLVEPQSSGIGGGAFIMLWDGKNVHAYDGRETAPAGATERLFLKADGTPMAFPEAQIGGRSVGTPGVLRALQMAHKQTGHLQWAKLFEPAIRLSEQGFAISPRLHALIAADRHILQSPDMAAYFLNADGTPKAAGTLLKNPALANVFKRIAKEGPDALYQGPIAAEITRKVQGNRNAGSLSLADLKGYTAKERAPLCTDYQQWKICGMPPPSSGGIAVAQILGTLQALQARDPGLAIAPMTPVKSTAPAGLEPTPEAVHLIAEAGRLAFADRALYVADADFTPVPVAGLVAPNYLAQRATLIGERSMGIAKPGTPAGIQVAYAPDRSPLRISTSQVVAVDDQGGAVSMTTTVEAAFGSHVMVQGFLLNNQMTDFSFIPEENGQPVANRVEPGKRPRSAMAPTLVFDRKSGELLATVGSPGGSQIIEYVSKSLVAMLDWNLDPQAAISLPNFGSRNGATELEAGLFSPALKQALKDKGHALSEIDMTSGIQAIVLTRDAQGKVRLSGGADPRREGEALGD; this is encoded by the coding sequence ATGAACGGAGTTCAGCGCGTGTTTTCGATTTCCCGTCTTCAGCTGTCTGTGATTGCCACCGCCCTCACCCTGGTTGCGTGCCACACCCCCGTCACCGAACAACCGCCCGCCCCGGAGCTGGGTTCGGGCTATCGCACCGACCTCACCACCCGCCACGCCGAGCGCCATATGGCCGCCGCCGCCAACCCGCTGGCGGCCGAAGCCGGGCGCGAAATGCTGCGCCAGGGCGGCTCGGCAATTGATGCAGCGATTGCCATGCAGGCAGTGTTGACCCTGGTGGAGCCGCAGTCGTCCGGCATCGGTGGCGGTGCGTTCATCATGCTGTGGGATGGGAAAAACGTGCACGCCTACGATGGTCGCGAAACCGCACCGGCCGGCGCCACCGAGCGGTTGTTCCTGAAAGCGGATGGCACGCCGATGGCGTTTCCCGAGGCCCAGATTGGCGGGCGGTCGGTGGGCACTCCAGGGGTGTTGCGGGCGTTGCAGATGGCGCACAAACAAACCGGGCACCTGCAATGGGCCAAGCTGTTTGAGCCGGCGATTCGGTTGTCGGAACAGGGCTTCGCGATTTCACCGCGCTTGCACGCGCTGATTGCCGCCGACCGTCATATCCTTCAATCACCCGACATGGCCGCGTATTTTCTGAATGCCGATGGCACACCTAAAGCCGCTGGCACGCTGCTGAAAAACCCGGCACTGGCCAACGTGTTCAAGCGCATCGCCAAGGAGGGACCGGACGCGCTGTACCAAGGGCCGATTGCCGCTGAGATCACCCGCAAGGTCCAGGGCAATCGCAATGCGGGCAGCCTGTCGCTGGCGGACCTCAAGGGCTACACCGCCAAGGAGCGCGCGCCGCTGTGCACCGACTACCAGCAATGGAAAATCTGCGGCATGCCGCCGCCCTCCTCGGGCGGGATTGCCGTGGCGCAAATCCTCGGCACATTGCAGGCACTGCAGGCCCGTGACCCAGGCTTGGCCATTGCGCCGATGACGCCGGTGAAAAGCACCGCTCCGGCCGGCCTCGAGCCGACGCCCGAAGCCGTGCACCTGATCGCCGAAGCCGGCCGCCTGGCCTTTGCCGATCGCGCGCTGTACGTGGCCGATGCAGACTTCACACCCGTGCCGGTGGCTGGCCTGGTCGCACCGAACTACCTGGCACAGCGCGCCACCTTGATCGGCGAGCGCAGCATGGGCATCGCCAAGCCGGGCACGCCGGCCGGCATCCAGGTCGCGTACGCGCCGGACCGCTCGCCGCTGCGTATCTCCACCTCACAAGTGGTGGCGGTGGATGACCAGGGCGGCGCCGTGTCGATGACCACCACCGTGGAAGCCGCCTTCGGTTCGCATGTGATGGTCCAGGGCTTTTTGCTGAACAACCAGATGACCGACTTCTCGTTCATCCCCGAGGAAAACGGCCAACCGGTGGCCAACCGTGTCGAGCCGGGCAAACGCCCGCGTTCGGCCATGGCGCCGACCCTGGTGTTCGACCGCAAGAGCGGCGAGTTGCTGGCCACGGTAGGCTCGCCGGGTGGCTCGCAGATTATCGAGTACGTGAGTAAATCCCTGGTGGCGATGCTCGATTGGAACCTCGACCCGCAAGCGGCCATCAGCCTGCCCAATTTTGGCAGCCGCAATGGGGCCACCGAGCTGGAAGCCGGGCTGTTCAGCCCCGCGCTGAAACAGGCCTTGAAGGACAAGGGTCACGCACTCAGCGAGATCGATATGACCAGCGGCATTCAGGCCATCGTGCTCACGCGGGATGCCCAGGGTAAGGTGCGCCTCAGCGGCGGTGCCGACCCTCGGCGTGAAGGCGAAGCGCTCGGCGATTGA
- a CDS encoding AraC family transcriptional regulator: MGQPSSTLDWLHRAPHASGLDRIEAYFAGYAFDPHRHDTYAIGRTLFGVQSYHYRGCMTHSMPGATMVIHPDESHDGRASSVEGFKYRMIYVEPALIQQILGGKPLPFIHSGLSSDPRLFRASEVLLQSLDCPIDPMQEQDALFDLAQALNAASGAIISRKSFDYIAAERAREFIHSALGRSITLDEMADHCGRDRWALSRDFRLLFGTSPYRYLTMRRLDLVRSLLAQGMSLVDAALTAGFTDQSHMTRQFRSTYGMPPSRWVKMSGRVQQR, from the coding sequence ATGGGCCAACCCTCTTCCACACTCGACTGGCTGCACCGCGCCCCGCACGCCAGCGGCCTGGACCGTATCGAGGCGTACTTCGCCGGCTACGCGTTCGACCCCCACCGCCATGACACCTACGCCATCGGGCGTACGCTGTTTGGGGTGCAGAGTTATCACTACCGTGGCTGCATGACCCACAGCATGCCCGGCGCGACCATGGTGATTCACCCGGATGAAAGCCATGACGGCCGCGCCAGCAGTGTGGAAGGCTTCAAGTACCGGATGATTTATGTGGAACCGGCACTGATCCAGCAGATTCTCGGCGGCAAGCCGTTGCCGTTTATCCACAGCGGCCTGTCGTCCGACCCACGGCTGTTCCGCGCCAGCGAAGTGTTGCTGCAAAGCCTGGACTGCCCGATTGACCCGATGCAGGAGCAGGACGCGCTGTTCGACCTGGCCCAGGCGCTGAATGCCGCGTCGGGGGCGATCATCAGCCGTAAATCCTTTGACTACATCGCCGCCGAGCGGGCCCGGGAGTTTATCCACAGCGCCTTGGGCCGCAGCATCACCCTGGATGAAATGGCCGACCACTGCGGCCGTGACCGCTGGGCGTTGTCGCGGGATTTTCGCTTGCTGTTCGGCACCAGCCCTTATCGCTACCTGACCATGCGCCGGCTGGACCTGGTGCGCAGCCTGTTGGCACAAGGCATGTCGTTGGTGGACGCGGCGCTGACCGCCGGTTTCACCGACCAGAGCCACATGACCCGACAATTTCGCAGCACCTACGGCATGCCACCGTCGCGCTGGGTGAAGATGTCAGGCCGGGTCCAGCAACGCTGA
- a CDS encoding DMT family transporter, which produces MSFDVFAIIMLGAVLHASWNAVVKGGSDKLLTTCMITAFASLLALAVVPFLHGPAPASWPYLGASVVLQVLYFVLVASTYRIADMSQTYPIMRGTAPLLVALVSVLVLLEPLSTLAWLGIAVISLGILSMAAVPSVGQNRGMVLALINACVIAAYTLIDGLGVRKSGAPAVYTLWIFLLTGIPLAAWALATRRAVFREYVTRNWRLGVVGGVGTVASYGLALWAMTHAPIATVSALRETSILFGVLISAWVLKEHLTRVRIVAACLIAAGAILLRLG; this is translated from the coding sequence ATGAGTTTCGATGTATTCGCGATCATCATGCTGGGCGCGGTACTCCATGCCAGCTGGAACGCCGTGGTCAAAGGCGGCAGCGACAAGCTGCTGACCACCTGCATGATCACCGCCTTTGCTTCGCTGCTCGCGTTAGCCGTGGTTCCGTTTCTGCACGGGCCGGCGCCAGCGAGTTGGCCCTACCTTGGCGCGTCGGTGGTTTTGCAGGTGCTGTATTTCGTATTGGTCGCTTCCACCTACCGCATCGCCGACATGAGCCAGACCTACCCGATCATGCGCGGCACTGCGCCGTTGCTGGTGGCATTGGTAAGCGTGCTGGTGTTGTTGGAGCCGTTGTCGACGCTCGCCTGGCTCGGGATTGCGGTGATTTCCCTCGGCATCCTGAGCATGGCCGCCGTACCGTCGGTGGGCCAGAACAGGGGCATGGTCCTGGCCCTGATCAACGCCTGCGTGATTGCCGCCTATACCCTTATCGACGGCCTGGGTGTACGTAAGTCCGGCGCGCCGGCGGTCTACACCCTGTGGATATTTTTGTTGACCGGCATTCCGCTCGCGGCCTGGGCATTAGCCACCCGGCGTGCCGTGTTCCGTGAATACGTAACCCGCAACTGGCGCTTGGGTGTGGTCGGAGGCGTGGGGACGGTCGCGTCGTATGGCCTGGCATTGTGGGCAATGACCCACGCCCCCATCGCCACCGTTTCGGCACTGCGGGAAACGTCGATCCTGTTCGGCGTATTGATCTCCGCCTGGGTGCTCAAAGAGCACCTCACCCGCGTTCGCATCGTTGCCGCCTGCCTCATTGCCGCCGGCGCGATACTGTTGCGGTTGGGCTAA
- a CDS encoding LysE family translocator, whose translation MDFINPAYVTPLVSLALLWTVAVVTPGPNFFNTAQLAASVSRRHGVVASAGVATGTIMWGLAGGLGIKSLFTAAPMLYLAFKIIGGCYLIYLGLKLFKRSVPAVGQSVLPDEPRRSLFSAWRFGLLGNLSNPKAALFVATAFASTMPPSPSPTLLTLAVITMASLSFSWYSCVALVFSSERMANLYSHSRKWLDRFAGGCYLLFGAHLVANR comes from the coding sequence ATGGATTTTATCAACCCCGCCTATGTGACGCCGCTGGTGTCGCTGGCCCTGCTGTGGACGGTGGCCGTGGTCACACCTGGGCCCAACTTCTTCAATACTGCGCAGTTGGCCGCCAGCGTTTCGCGCCGCCATGGCGTGGTGGCATCGGCGGGCGTGGCCACCGGTACGATCATGTGGGGGCTGGCCGGTGGCCTGGGCATCAAGTCGCTGTTTACCGCCGCGCCGATGTTGTACCTGGCGTTCAAGATCATCGGCGGCTGCTACCTGATCTACCTTGGGCTGAAGCTGTTCAAGCGTTCGGTTCCGGCCGTGGGCCAGAGCGTGCTGCCCGATGAGCCGCGACGTTCATTGTTCTCGGCGTGGCGCTTCGGTTTGCTGGGTAACTTGTCCAACCCCAAGGCTGCGCTGTTCGTCGCCACGGCCTTCGCTTCGACGATGCCGCCCTCACCCTCGCCGACGTTGTTGACCCTGGCCGTGATCACCATGGCCAGCTTGTCTTTCAGTTGGTATTCCTGCGTGGCACTGGTGTTTTCCAGCGAGCGCATGGCTAACCTCTACAGCCACTCGCGCAAATGGCTCGACCGGTTTGCCGGCGGTTGCTACCTGCTGTTCGGCGCGCATCTGGTAGCGAATCGCTGA
- a CDS encoding RNA polymerase sigma factor, translating to MNIPIEALAHLVGGSPQFMLQLTDDQQKKLRRFIHKRVLNHEDADDILQLTYLEAWRNRERFSGQATLSTWMCGIAQNLIRNHFRRLYAKPVHCEFDESLWHGQEESKNLDWEFEINRRLENTLSAIDHLPTEMRRTLYASLETDGSYQETADVLDIPIGTVRSRLSRAREHLKRATHNSIYP from the coding sequence GTGAATATCCCTATTGAAGCTTTAGCGCACCTTGTTGGCGGCTCGCCTCAATTCATGCTCCAACTGACGGACGACCAGCAGAAAAAACTCCGACGCTTTATTCATAAACGCGTACTCAACCACGAAGATGCCGACGACATCCTGCAACTGACGTACCTGGAGGCATGGCGCAATCGCGAGCGTTTCAGTGGCCAGGCCACCCTAAGCACTTGGATGTGCGGTATTGCGCAGAATCTGATCCGCAATCACTTCCGGCGTCTGTATGCCAAGCCTGTGCATTGCGAGTTTGATGAGTCGCTGTGGCATGGCCAGGAAGAAAGCAAAAACCTGGACTGGGAGTTCGAGATCAATCGCCGCCTGGAAAATACCCTGAGTGCCATTGACCACCTGCCAACGGAAATGCGCAGAACGCTTTATGCCTCACTGGAAACCGACGGTAGCTACCAGGAAACCGCCGACGTGCTGGACATACCCATCGGCACCGTTCGCTCACGCCTGTCGCGCGCACGCGAACACCTCAAGCGTGCCACCCACAACTCGATATACCCGTAA
- a CDS encoding polyphenol oxidase family protein: MRQANNLGAIPGIDHGFCSIDDPLRPAEVFICKQVHSAAVIEWQADLMFNTVEADGVCTGEQQPIAVITADCLPILIAARNGEKVAAVHGGWKGLQRGIIANALEQFAAEGITAEQLQVAIGPSIKPCCYEVSEGFIAEFQADQGHVWRHAQAPWSPVQPAPLLPPQIAPPEARQTGSAWFDLSGYGVMLLLAAGLKREQIEVSEVCTYCTSPAYASYRRRTHHPQEAKTLIYSWVARRP, encoded by the coding sequence GTGCGGCAAGCCAACAATCTCGGTGCCATCCCCGGCATCGACCATGGTTTTTGTTCGATCGATGACCCGCTGCGTCCGGCTGAAGTGTTCATCTGCAAACAGGTGCACAGTGCCGCGGTGATTGAGTGGCAGGCGGACTTGATGTTCAACACCGTCGAGGCCGATGGCGTGTGCACAGGCGAGCAGCAGCCGATCGCGGTGATCACTGCCGATTGCCTGCCCATCCTTATTGCAGCCAGAAACGGCGAGAAGGTTGCCGCCGTGCATGGCGGCTGGAAGGGGCTGCAACGCGGGATCATCGCCAATGCGCTGGAGCAGTTTGCCGCCGAAGGGATTACCGCAGAGCAACTGCAGGTGGCCATCGGGCCGTCGATCAAGCCGTGCTGTTATGAGGTGAGCGAAGGTTTTATCGCCGAGTTCCAGGCCGATCAAGGCCACGTGTGGCGGCACGCTCAGGCCCCCTGGAGCCCTGTGCAACCGGCACCACTGCTGCCGCCGCAGATCGCACCGCCCGAGGCGCGGCAAACGGGCAGTGCGTGGTTTGACTTGAGCGGCTATGGGGTGATGCTGCTACTGGCAGCAGGCCTCAAGCGCGAGCAGATCGAAGTCAGCGAGGTGTGTACCTACTGCACCTCGCCCGCGTACGCCAGCTATCGCCGAAGGACACATCATCCGCAAGAGGCGAAGACGTTGATCTATTCGTGGGTTGCTCGCCGCCCCTGA
- a CDS encoding MFS transporter, whose translation MLMLLATAQLIIALDATIVFVALPQIGAHLDFSAQQLQWVVSAYSVAFGGFLLLGGRATDLLGKRRFYRLGQSLYALASLAAVLGGSAVLLVLARAVQGVGGALLFPATLALINTHYAEGPARNRAFAVWSAASAAGLALGALLGGVLTQAWGWEAVFLVNVPLAGGCAWAARYWIPADEPRTRGRNFDISGALTVTVGGTLLVFALVQGPEWGWTAPSTLACIALALALLGLFAWIEHRGRDPLMPLRLFAYRELRMAMVLTAVFMSSFGVQYYFLALYYQQVYGYSVLQAGLAFLPATLVCTFGIWLAERSLARLGLRNTLVCGQLAGAVGIALVCWALPTGVGFWSLLPGIFILSIGQGMTWTAMWVAAGLGIRPGEQGVAAGMASTSQQIGGALGLAVLVSVANSGGIELALGWSAAIALAGAVLALRLKQSAGSALLDPA comes from the coding sequence ATGTTGATGCTGCTGGCCACGGCGCAACTGATCATCGCGCTGGATGCGACCATTGTGTTTGTGGCCCTGCCGCAGATCGGCGCGCACTTGGATTTTTCTGCGCAACAACTGCAGTGGGTGGTCAGTGCGTACAGCGTGGCCTTTGGCGGCTTCCTGTTGTTGGGCGGGCGGGCCACGGATTTGCTCGGCAAGCGCCGTTTTTATCGGCTTGGCCAGTCGCTGTACGCGTTGGCGTCCCTGGCGGCGGTGCTCGGTGGCAGCGCAGTGTTGCTGGTGCTGGCGCGCGCGGTGCAAGGCGTGGGCGGCGCGTTGCTGTTTCCGGCCACGCTGGCGCTGATCAACACCCACTATGCCGAAGGCCCGGCGCGTAACCGCGCGTTTGCGGTGTGGAGCGCGGCCTCGGCGGCGGGGTTGGCACTCGGTGCGTTGCTCGGCGGTGTGTTGACCCAGGCGTGGGGCTGGGAAGCGGTGTTTCTGGTGAATGTACCGCTTGCGGGCGGCTGTGCATGGGCGGCGCGCTACTGGATTCCCGCCGACGAGCCACGCACGCGCGGGCGCAACTTCGATATCAGCGGGGCGTTGACCGTCACGGTCGGTGGGACGTTGCTGGTGTTCGCGCTGGTTCAGGGGCCTGAATGGGGTTGGACGGCGCCATCGACCCTGGCGTGTATCGCCTTGGCCCTGGCGCTGCTGGGGCTGTTTGCCTGGATCGAACATCGCGGCCGCGACCCCTTGATGCCGCTGCGCTTGTTTGCCTATCGCGAGCTGCGCATGGCCATGGTGCTGACGGCGGTGTTCATGAGCAGCTTTGGCGTGCAGTACTATTTTCTCGCGCTGTATTACCAGCAGGTCTATGGCTACAGCGTGTTGCAGGCCGGCCTGGCGTTTTTACCGGCGACGCTGGTGTGCACGTTCGGCATTTGGCTGGCGGAGCGCTCCCTGGCCCGGCTGGGGTTGCGCAACACCTTGGTTTGCGGGCAACTGGCCGGCGCGGTGGGTATTGCGTTGGTGTGTTGGGCGTTGCCGACGGGGGTGGGGTTCTGGTCACTGCTGCCGGGGATTTTCATCTTGAGCATCGGCCAGGGCATGACCTGGACGGCGATGTGGGTGGCGGCGGGCTTGGGTATTCGGCCCGGCGAACAGGGCGTGGCGGCGGGGATGGCGTCCACCAGCCAGCAGATCGGCGGTGCGCTGGGGTTGGCGGTGCTGGTGTCGGTGGCCAATAGCGGGGGGATTGAGCTGGCATTGGGGTGGAGTGCGGCGATTGCCCTGGCCGGAGCCGTGCTGGCCCTGCGTCTCAAGCAATCTGCTGGCTCAGCGTTGCTGGACCCGGCCTGA
- the ddlA gene encoding D-alanine--D-alanine ligase produces MSKVRVGIIFGGRSAEHEVSLQSARNIVDALDRSRFEPVLIGIDKAGHWHLNDTSDFLLNQENPALIALNQSNRELAVVPGKASRQVVETSGNGLLEHIDVIFPIVHGTLGEDGCLQGLLRMADLPFVGSDVLGSAVCMDKDISKRLLRDAGIAVTPFITLTRRNAARTAFAEAVGKLGVPMFVKPANQGSSVGVSKVSNEAEYHAAVELALGFDEKVLVESAVQGREIECAVLGNDNPIASGCGEIVVSSGFYSYDSKYIDAQAAQVVVPADISVDASERIRRLAIEAFEVLGCAGLARVDVFLTEDGEVLINEINSLPGFTRISMYPKLWQAAGMSYSELVSRLIELALERHAGRKGLKSSR; encoded by the coding sequence ATGAGCAAGGTGCGGGTAGGTATTATTTTTGGTGGCCGTTCGGCTGAGCACGAAGTCTCGTTGCAGTCGGCGCGTAATATCGTCGATGCGCTGGATCGTTCGCGTTTCGAACCGGTGCTGATCGGCATCGACAAGGCCGGCCATTGGCACCTCAACGACACCTCGGACTTCCTGCTCAACCAGGAAAACCCGGCCCTGATCGCCCTCAACCAATCCAACCGGGAACTGGCGGTGGTCCCCGGCAAGGCCAGCCGGCAAGTGGTGGAAACCAGCGGCAACGGCCTGCTGGAACACATCGATGTGATCTTCCCCATTGTCCACGGCACCCTGGGCGAGGACGGTTGTCTGCAAGGCCTGCTGCGCATGGCGGATTTGCCGTTTGTCGGCTCCGACGTGCTGGGTTCGGCCGTGTGCATGGACAAGGACATCAGCAAGCGCCTGCTGCGCGATGCAGGTATTGCCGTCACCCCGTTTATCACCTTGACCCGCCGTAATGCGGCGCGCACCGCCTTTGCCGAGGCGGTGGGCAAGCTCGGCGTGCCGATGTTCGTCAAGCCGGCCAACCAGGGCTCCTCGGTGGGCGTGAGCAAGGTCAGCAATGAAGCCGAGTACCACGCCGCCGTCGAACTGGCCTTGGGCTTTGATGAAAAAGTCTTGGTGGAATCCGCCGTGCAGGGCCGTGAAATCGAATGCGCCGTGCTGGGCAACGACAACCCCATCGCCAGCGGCTGCGGCGAGATCGTGGTGAGCAGTGGCTTCTATTCCTACGACAGTAAATACATCGACGCCCAGGCCGCCCAGGTGGTGGTGCCGGCCGACATCAGCGTTGATGCCAGCGAACGCATTCGCCGCTTGGCCATTGAAGCCTTTGAGGTGCTGGGCTGCGCAGGCCTGGCGCGGGTGGACGTGTTCCTCACCGAGGACGGTGAAGTGCTGATCAACGAAATCAACTCACTGCCCGGCTTCACCCGCATCAGCATGTACCCCAAGCTGTGGCAGGCGGCGGGGATGAGCTACAGCGAGCTGGTGAGCCGCTTGATTGAGTTGGCGCTGGAGCGGCATGCAGGGCGCAAGGGGCTTAAAAGCAGCCGGTGA
- a CDS encoding HrpJ domain-containing protein: MPASADGHAHYFDPGVVATHQARQAPSIHVPPVEQLAQLYELLGHPAQESMATVSRRFKYQLQHNPSVEKLLELAEGDPARAYVVLKHLEAQANNEMRPSEATKARDAVAMLSVAYKGEIQAGLKVATALLEAGGDPQEREALRALYYASVATRQSLATMMQALLGVYGGDTFSSRLSSMRKALADDIAHLVSSMTTPRLRTLLLALQSCGQLNAVLSGCHALNLRLGNDYDAVGLLQRLLGYAGSGIDASEILRLGNDLASGLTTRQVIILNALYPLIRDLPPALWPDSRVRQSTLDTFLAVMGELDRADRGSKHFAGALGARV, translated from the coding sequence ATGCCCGCGAGCGCCGACGGGCATGCTCATTATTTTGATCCAGGAGTTGTTGCCACCCACCAGGCCCGGCAAGCGCCATCGATCCACGTCCCACCTGTCGAGCAGCTTGCGCAACTTTACGAGCTGTTGGGCCATCCGGCCCAGGAGTCCATGGCGACTGTTTCTCGGCGTTTCAAGTATCAGTTGCAGCACAATCCCAGTGTCGAAAAATTGCTGGAGCTTGCTGAGGGGGACCCCGCGCGCGCTTACGTAGTGCTTAAGCACTTGGAGGCCCAGGCAAACAATGAAATGCGCCCGTCCGAAGCAACCAAGGCGCGAGATGCCGTTGCCATGCTGTCGGTTGCGTACAAAGGCGAAATCCAGGCGGGCCTTAAAGTCGCTACGGCGCTGTTGGAGGCCGGTGGCGATCCTCAGGAACGCGAAGCGCTGCGTGCTCTCTACTACGCCAGCGTGGCAACGCGCCAATCCCTGGCGACGATGATGCAGGCACTGCTCGGCGTATACGGTGGTGACACATTTTCCTCCAGGCTCAGCAGCATGCGTAAAGCCTTGGCTGACGATATTGCGCACCTGGTTTCGTCAATGACCACGCCCCGTTTGCGCACCTTGTTGCTGGCCCTGCAAAGTTGCGGGCAGTTGAACGCCGTGCTGTCTGGTTGCCATGCGCTGAACCTGCGCCTGGGTAACGACTATGACGCGGTGGGTCTGTTGCAGCGACTGCTGGGGTACGCCGGCAGTGGTATCGATGCAAGTGAAATCCTGCGGCTTGGGAATGACCTGGCCAGTGGCCTGACTACGCGGCAGGTGATCATCCTCAACGCGCTTTACCCCCTCATTCGGGATTTGCCCCCTGCGTTGTGGCCGGACAGTCGAGTGCGTCAGTCCACCCTGGACACCTTTTTGGCGGTGATGGGGGAACTGGACCGAGCCGACCGCGGATCCAAACACTTTGCCGGTGCCCTGGGGGCGCGGGTGTGA